The Synechococcus sp. RS9916 DNA segment TTTGGATGTATTCCGTGCCGTAGGCCAGGGCTTCCGGCAGCGGTTGGAGATGCCGATCGAGAATGCTTGCGGTGGAGAAATACACCACTTGCTGCAGCTTGTTGGGGTCGAGCAAGTTGAGCATTTGCTTCACGGCCACCACATTCACCTGTTGCGCCCGTTCAGGGTCCCCCCAGGCGGTGGCGGTGTGGATGACCCGATTCACCGTGGCCAGTTCGGAGGCAAAACGATTGCTTTCGCGTAGATCGCCCACCAAGAGATGCACGCGCGGATGATCTGCAGCGATGGCCGTGAGTTTGCTGGGATCCCTTAGCCAGAGCAGGAGCTCTGCATCGGAATTCTTCAGCAACCAGGATGCGGTGTATTGACCAACGCAGCCGCTGGCACCGGTGATCAGGATCCGAGCGGGTGAGTTGGTCAAGGGTTAGGCCGGTGAGATTGGAGCTCAGGCGAGGGCGCCGAGGCGATCCATCACGCTCTTGCCAGAGCGGAAGAAGGCTGCACCATTCTCCTCCGGGGTGCCGGGCAGGATGCCGTGGCCCAGGTTGAGGATGTGCTTGCGGCCGCGGGCCTTGCGCACACAATCATCGATGCGGGCTTCGATCGCTTCGGGGGAACCGAACAGAAGGCCGGGATCCACATTGCCCTGAACACCGATGTGCTCGGGCAAGCGAGCCAGAGCCTCAGCCATGTCCACGGTCCAGTCGAGGGAGACGATGTCGACCCCGGTCGTGGCCATGCGCTCGATCACCCCGGCACTGCCGGAGATGTAGAGGATGAAAGGAGTGTCGGGATGGGTCTGCTTGACCAGATCCACCACCTTCTTCTGATAAGGCGCTGCGAAGGTGTCGTAGTCCGCAGGGCTGAGCTGGCCGGCCCAGGAGTCGAACATCTGCACCACCTGGGCACCGGAATCAATCTGGTAACGCAGGTAGTTGGCGATCGACTCGGCGAAGTGATCGAGCAGCTTGTGCAGGATGTCTGGTTCGCGGAAGGCCATGGCCTTGATCACCGCGTAGTTCTTGCTGCTCTTGCCTTCAACGACGTAGGCGGCCAGGGTCCAGGGAGCACCCACGAAGCCCAGAACGGCAGCCTCATTGCCGACGCTCTGGCGCAGACGACCCAGCACTTCACCCACGAAGGGCATGGATTCGGCGGGGTTCAGAGGACGCAGAGCATCCACCTGGGCCATGCTGCGGATCGGATCACCAATCTGGGGACCCTTGCTCTCGATGATGTCGAAATCGATCCCCATGCCGGGGAGGGGAGTGAGGATGTCGGAGAACAGGATCACGCCATCGGGCTTGAAGGCGTTGAAAGGCTGCATCGAGATCTCATAGGAGAGATCAGGGTTCTCCGAGCGCTCGCGGAAGCTGGGGTACTTGTCGCGCAGGTCCCGGTAGATCTTCATGTACCGGCCGGCCTGGCGCATCATCCACACCGGGGGACGCTCGACAGCCTCTCCGCGGGCAGCACGCAGCAGCAGGGGCAGGGAGTCGCTCATCAGGAAGTGGAGATCAAGTCGGCAACCTAACTGAGAGAACCAGGCGCTTAGACCGATCTCCCCCTGAAGGCAACGGCTTCTTCACAAGCCTTGGTCTCAACCGCTGCTCTCTGCTCCCTTGGCCTCGAGGCTGCGCTTGGGGTCGTGTTTGAACACCATCACGCTCAGGGGAGGCAGGCAGAGATCAAGCGAGTTGTCATAGCCATGGATCCCCCACTCCTCGGAGTGCTTGCCGCCCATGTTGCCCAGGTTGCTGCCGCCATAACGGGCGGCATCGGTGTTGAACAACTCCGCATAGAAACCAGCCAGGGGGACGCCAACGCGGTAATGGGAGTGGCTTTGGGGGGTGAAGTTGGCCACCACCACGAGCCAGGTGCCACTGGTGCTCTCACGGCGCATGAAGCTGATCACCGAGTGGCGGTTGTCATTGCAGTCGATCCACTGGAAACCGTACTGATCAAAGTCATCGCGCCAGAGGGCTGGTTCTGCTTTGTAGAGGACGTTGAGGTCGTCCACCAGGCGCTGGACCCCTTGGTGAGGGTCGTATTGGAGGAGGTCCCATTGCAGATCTCCCCACACATTCCATTCGGCCCGTTGACCGAATTCCATCCCCATAAAGATCGTCTTCTTGCCGGGATGGGTCCACATGTAGGCGAGTAGAGCCCGGGTGTTGGCGTATTTCTGCCAATCGTCTCCCGGCATCTTGTGCAGCAGATGGCTCTTGCCGTGCACCACTTCATCGTGGCTCAAGGCCAGCATGAAGTTCTCGGTGTAGGTGTACCAGATCGAAAAGGTGATGTTGTTTTGGTGGAACTGGCGGAACCAGGGATCCAGCTCGAAGTAATCGAGCATGTCGTGCATCCAGCCCATGTTCCATTTGAGGTTGAACCCGAGTCCTCCGATGTCGGTGGGCTGGGTCACCATCGGCCAGGTGGTGGATTCCTCCGCGATCGAGAGTGCACCGGGGTAGTGCTGGAACAGCACGTGGTTGGCCTGTTGGAGGAAGCGAACCGCTTCGGTGTTTTCCCGGCCGCCGTGTTCATTCGGAAGCCATTCACCGTCGGGACGCAGGTAATCGCGGTACAGCATTGATGCCACCGCATCCACTCGGATTCCGTCGATGTGGAACTGTTCGAACCAGAAGATGAGGTTTGCCACAAGGAAGTTGCGCACTTCGTTGCGGCTGTAGTTGAAGATCAGCGTTCCCCACTCCTTGTGCTCGCCGATGCGGGGGTCGGCATGTTCGTAGAGGTGGGTGCCATCGAAGAAGGCCAGGCCATGGCTGTCCTTCGGGAAGTGGCCTGGAACCCAGTCGATGATCACGCCGATTCCTTCGGCATGGCATCGATCCACAAAAGCGCGGAATTCATCCGGGCTGCCGAAACGGCTGGTGGGGGCGTACCAGCCCGTCACTTGATAGCCCCACGACCCATCGAACGGATGTTCCGTGATCGGCATCAGTTCGATATGCGTGAATCCGCGGGCTTTCACGTAGGGGATCACCCGATCAGCCAGCTCGGAGTAGGTGAGGAGTCGGGCCCCGGGTTTGAGATCGGCGGCCGGAACAGGAGCACGGGGGGTGCCATCGGCTTCGATGAACGGTTGATCCGCTGCGGCATGGATCCAGCTGCCCAGATGCATCTCGTAGACGGAGATGGGCTGATCGAGCGCGTTGCGGCTGTCGCGCGCTGTCATCCAGGAGCGATCGCTCCACTGGAAGGTGTCGAGTCTGGACACCAAGGAACTGGTGTCGGGACGCACTTCGTGGCGGAAACCGTAGGGGTCGGCTTTCTGGTAGCAGTGCCCCTCTTGGGTGCGGATTTCGTATTTGTAAAGCGCTCCTTCCTGGATCCCAGGAATGAACAGTTCCCAGATGCCGCCCGTGCGTTGCTGCATGGGGTGATGGCGGCCATCCCAGGAGTTGAGATCCCCGATCACACTGACGCTGCGAGCGTGGGGAGCCCAAAGGCAGAACATCACACCCTCAACACCGGCAATGGTGGTGAGATGGGCGCCCATCTTGCGCCAGATGTGGTGATGGTTGCCCTGGGAGAAGAGATGGCGATCCATTTCGCCCATCCATTCATCCCGGAAGGCCCAGGGATCGTTTTGCTCGTGGTGGATGCCCCCACGGCTGACCTGAAGGCGGTAACTCTGACCCGGGTCTTGGGTGAGCTGAGCCTCAAACACCCAGGGGTGATTCGGCGTCTGGGTGCCGATCACCTCCCCATTGACAACGAGGTCGACCCGGTCGGCCTCTGGCATCCAAGCTCGGACGGTCCAGCCCGTGTCAGAGGGCTGGGGTCCAAGAATCGCAAAAGGATGGTCGTGGCGACATTCGGCCAGACGCCGACCATCCTCAATCATCCAGTCGAGGACTGCAGCAACCATGACCCAACGGCAGTATTGGGCGGGAGCTTAAGCGGAAAAACCCAGCTTCCCGCTGTCCATCTCGACCAATTAGGCGATCAGACCAGATCGGCGGAGAAATCCACGTTGATGATCCGTCCATCGCGGTTGAAGATCACGAACAGGTTGTCGGTCACCTTGCCGAATTGGATGGTCACCAGCACGAGTTGCTGATCGCCTCCCTGGCTTGCCACCAGTGCGCTTTTGATCTCCTTCACCCCACCAAGGGTGCGGGCGAGTTTGCTCCACTTGCGCTTGAGGTCCTGGGGACCAATCTCCTTCTGAAAGTCGAGGTCGAGGTAATACCGAGCCGCCACCCAGCGTTCGGCATCGAGATCTTTCACGAAATTGATCGCGCTCTGCTCGATCGGCAGGGTCTTGCCAATCCATTTCCACGCCACCAACTTGCCTGTGTCATCGAGCACCAGCAGCAGCGGGGCCTCTTGTTTGCCGCCATTGAGCAGGGCGACAGCTTCCACGGTGGTGTCGTCGATCCCGCGGGAGATGCTGTTGATCCGATATCCGTTCAGCTTCGGCCCACGGTTTAAGCGGTCTTGAACTGCTGCTTCGCTGCTGGTGCTGCGCAAGGGGGCCGAGAGACCGGCATAAAGACCAGCTGCATCCTTGGCTTGTAGGGCATCAAGGAGTTGTTGGGCTGCTTTGGTGGCCTGAGCTGCTGTGAGCGTGGTGCTCGGAGCAACGGCGGCCTGCGCCACGGTCATTGGTCTTGCGTCCACCTGCTCGAGGTTTGTGGCCTGGCTTTTTGCCGACGGCATCACGGAGGCGATCGGACCGCAGAGCGCGAGGGCAAGAACGCAGGCAGTGGTGTTCACAGCGTGAAGGCGACGCAGAGTTGGCGTCAGTTTGCCGGAGGTTCAGCGTTCCGGCTGATCGATCAGGGGAACAATCGTTAATTCGGCTGCTGAAAGCCACAGATTGATGCTGATCACGCGGCAATCCAGACTCGGTGGGCCGCAGGTGGCTGAACCCGTGCCAGGATTCACGGCAATGGCGGGCCAGCAGGCTCCTGCAATCGAAAGCCGCAGCCGGTCCCCGGGCTGAAGACAGGCTTCTAGCCCTTGAAGCTCGATGGCATAGGTCGTCTCGGCCAAGGCCTGCTCGCCGATGACACGCGCCACACCGGTGCTGATTTGGCGGCTTTCTGCGCTTCCTGCGGGACAGACAGCCAGAGCAACGCAGAGGTCGAAACCGGGTTGATCAGCAGAGGCCGGTAGGGAGAGAACAGGGCGTCCTCGCACTTGCAGGGGTTGCTTCAGGGGGGCTGAGGTGAAGGTCGCCACATCAGTCCGCGCGTCAACAGATGCTCGATCACAAGGGCCGGGATGGGGGCTGAGATGGCCACCGATGGCGGGCGTGGCTCTCCAGGGGTCATGAACGATCACCACGGCGTCAGTATCAGCCTGTGCAGCAGACGCTCCTTCCGATGTGGTCGCGATCAGGCGACCGTTGCTCATGTCGTGGCATGCCAGTGAGCTGCCGCTGAGGCGCCAGCTTCCGCCGCTGGCATCCCCCACCCCGATGGCATTCCAGCGATGGGTGCATTGGTCCCAGACACGCATGGTTCTGGAATCGGGTTGCTCTGATGCCTGCTCGGCGTTGAGAGGCGCATCGCAGAGATGGCGCCGAAAAAAGTCCAGGTGCAGCTGCTGGGCTTCCGGCCACCACTGCAGATGGGTGGCGGGGCCGATGTGCAGTTCAGGATCCCCACCTGCAGCCAGGCTGCGCTGGTGCAGATCCAGCACGCCACGCAGGTGGGGATCCCACCAGCCACCGATCAGCAGCATCGGTTGCTGCATCAACGCGTCCGGTGGTTGATGCCTGATCCAGGCGTTGGTCTCGGCTGGGGATTGCCCCAGCCATCGACAGGCCATGCCGCCAGGGTCATATCTGCGAAGAAGCGCCAGGCCGTCGCGGTAGTAGCGGTTGTCCTCCAGGCAGCGGCGGATGTCCTCCCAGGCCTGCTCGTCACCTTTGCGTTGGCTTTGCAATGCCGCCAGCTGCAAGCCCCATCCCAACCCGAGGTGCCACCAGTGGGCTCCGCCTTCGCAGCTCCAGTGGTCACGTTCATCCAGACCCGTCATCGCGGGAGCAAGACAATCGGGGAGCGTGCTGCCCGTTTGGGCAAGCAACTGCGTGAAGCCCTGATACGAGAAGCCGTAAACACCAATGCGGCCGTTGCATTCCGGCAGGCCGCGAACCCAGTTCAAGGTGGCATCGGTGTCGGCGGCTTCCTGACTGAATCCGTTGAACTGGCCGCCGGACCCCCCCTGACCGCGCACGTCCTGCACCACCACCACAAACCCCTGTTCAGCCCACCAGCGGGGGTGGGCATAGGTGACGGTGGAGGCGATGGCGCGCCCGTAGGGCTGACGCATCAGTAATGCAGGCCAGGGGCCGCTCTGCTGCTTTGGCGTCCAGATGCGGGATTTCAGCTCGACGCCGTCCGGGAGGATCAGGCTGAGATCACGGTGATCGTTGCTCGAAGGGGCTGAATCTCCGTTGAGCGGATCAGCTGACATCCGTGCAATGAAGGCCAATCACGTAGGTGGCCAGAATTTCGGAGTCTTTTTGACTCAGTCCTCGCTGCCTCGCCAGGGTGCGAATGGACGCTTCAGACAGGGCTGATTGCCCTTCTGCGTTCAGCTGGCGGAATGTTCTGCACATCGCCCTGGCTTGACCAGGGTTGTTTTTGACCCCCTCCAAAAGAGACGAGGACGACTGGGCCCGAACCGATGTCGACGCTGCGATCAGGCCGACCATCGGCAGCAACAAGATCAGATTTCGCATGCTCCCTCCAGGTTCATCTCATGTCATTTGAGGTCGGCGATCGAGGTGATGGCAGCAGCGAAGGGTCAGTTCCTCGGTTGCCATGCCTGGGCGGCAAGGATCCAGCGCCTGGCCACAGCGAGGTCGACAACAGCTGGTCTGCCGCTGCGCAGTTGCCGTTCCAGCCGTCCTGTGCGGGTGACAACGTCCTGGGGCGACGAGGCTGCGAGGGCCGAAACGGTGGCAATCCCGGCATGCATCAACAGGGCTGCGTCCGACGGCGCGAGCTCCAGGTGGCAGACAAGAGCCGCCATGCCTCGTAAACGTTTGAAATTGCGCGCACTGGCCCGTCCGCTGCGCGACAGCTGGCTCAGCTGGTGGTCACTCAGGGTCAACAATGCGCCCCAAGTGGCGATTCCAGCGGCCTCAAGGGCCTGCTGTTCATCCCGGAAACTCTGGGGTAAATCCCGCAGCGGCGCAGCGCTGCTCATCCCTCCAGGCCGGTTGGAACGCTCGCGTTGTTGACCTCTGTCTGGCCCAAAATGACGGGTTCGCTGACCCCTTCGCCGGCCGAGCGCAGCTGACGGAGACGGATCGTGACCACCTGGCTGCTACGGCCGCCGGAGCGCAGGTTGCCTGCCAGTTGCTCCAAGGTCGGGGTGATCGCTGCGTCGTCCATCCCAGCTGGTGCCTGGGCGATCACCAGGTCATTGCCGTTGTCAAACACCACCGGAGCGCGGACAGCTCCCTCAATCACGACGGGCGGTGTGTAGCTGACGGTGAAGGCCCAGCTGCTCACCGCCAGCAGCAGGGTGAAGCTGGTTACGCCCACCAAGCGGAAGCGCAGCCCCCAGCGTGCGGCGAAGGCGATGACCGTGAGAACGGCGAAGCCAAGTCCGCTCCATGCCAGCCATCCTGCGGAACTTTGAACGAGCTGGGGCAGATTCATGGGTTGGTGATTCGCGGAAGTGCTCCTTATATTGCGCTGACCTCAGCCAGGACTGACGCGGCCGATGGGCAGTGGGTCATCACCAAAGACCCTCCCACGGCGGCTTTTGGGAGGTGGCATTGCAGTTGCCCTTGTTGGTGGTGGGGCCTGGTTCGCGCTTGATCGTCTGGCTGCGTCGCTGCTGGATCAGATGCGTCCGCAGCTTGAACAGCAGCTCTCCAAGCCACTGGGCCATCCCCTGCGGATCGGTGAGTTCCGGGGACTGCGCTTTTGGGGCATTGCGCTGGGTCCGACCACAGTGGACTCTGGCCCCAGTGATGCCTCCACTGCATCCGTGCAGTCCGTCGGGATTGCCTTTGATCCCCTCGCCAGCCTGCAGCGTTGGAAGCCGGTCGCTGTTGTGCGACTTCAAGGGGCGCGGCTGAACCTGCGTCGTAATGCACAGGGGGCGTATTGGGTCCCAGGGAGTAGTGGCGATGAGCCCCCTCCGAAGTTGGATCTGACGATTCAGTTGATCGATCCTGCCCAGGTTCGGATTGAACCAGCTGATCTCCAATTCAGTGTGGCCGGTCAGGGGGCAGTTCAGCTCGATCAGTCCTGGGGCGATGGGGCCTTTCAAGTTGTGTTCCCAGAGCAGGGCCGGCTCGGATTGCGTCTGAAAGGGGGCTGGCGCAAGCCCGAGGTGGATGTCCAGGCGAAGATCGAGAAGCTGCGGTTGCGATCGTTTCAGGGGCTGATTCCGACAGCCAATGCGGTGTCTCTCGACGGTCAGCTCGGCGGCGATCTGCGGTTGGGCTGGAGGTCGGGTCAGATCAGCTGTGGCGGTGGCCTTTCCCTGGTCAATTTCTCGCTCCAAACGGACGGAGCGCAGGGTTCCCTGCGTAGCCCTCAGTTGCAGATGAGTTGCAAAAGCGATCGTCTGCAGATCGTGCCCAGTGCCTGGAGTTATGGCTCCTATCGGGCCACCCTCGCTGGAGATGTTGCGCTCAACCGCAGGTTTGATCTGCGCTTCAAACTGCACGAACCTGGCAAAGAGCGAGAGCTTCGGGCTTCTCTCCAAGGGCCCTGGCGCGAACCGCGCCTTGCAGTGGATGGCCGTTGGCGTTTGCCGGATGGCGTGCCCGTTGAGGCTCCTGTCCAACTCCGGTTGCTGCTCACTGGTGATTGGCGGGACCCGCAGGCGGTGCGTGCCCAACTCGATCAACTGGATCTCAAGGCTCCTGGTTTGTCGATCCAGGCAAAGGGAGCGGTGTATCCAGAGCTCGCGGTCAATACCGAGCGACTCGAGCTAGCAGGCCCTGCCTGGAGCGGCCTGCCCCTGGTGCCGGACCTGCTCGGAGCGCGCACACCGGTGCGAGGCAGCCTCCAGCTGCGGGGCGCGCCCCGCAGCCCAGACGTCACCCTCGTGCTGTTACAACAGGCCAACCCGTTACTCCAGGACTGGTCATTGAAGGCCGATTGGAGTGCCGCGGAGGGAATCGCCCGGCTCCGGCGCTTTCGCAGTGCAGAGCTGGAGGCCAAGGCGTCCTTGCCTTTGCGCTGGAATGACGGTCGCGCGCAAACCGGTGATCTGGACGCCGCTTTGGATCTGCGGGCTTTCCCCTTGGCGCGACTTGGTCCGATTGTGGGCACCACCATGGGTGGTCGCCTCTCCGCTTCAGGTGCCCTGACGGGGCCACTGGATGCCCTGCAACCAAATCTGGATTTGCAGTTGTCGAACCCCCGTGCCGGCACCTTGCGGTTGCTGGAGACCTGGAGTGGTCGGTTTGAGGGGCTCGCCGGCGGTGGCGGTCAACTGGGCATGGCGTCTGGAAACGGGCCGATCGGTGGTTCGTTGCAGGCCAGCCTTGGACGCAATTGGCTTCCTACGGCTGTCACCCTCCGGCGCCAGCGCGGCGAATTGACACTGGCGGGTTCCCCGGCGTCGTACCGCTGGCGCGCCCAGGGGCTGCCTTTGGATGGCTTGGAATTGGCGCTGCCCCCGAAAGGGCGCTTTGAAGGTCTCTACGGACGTCTCTCCGGAGAGGGCACTCTTGGGCTGCAGCCCCTGGAGATGGCGGGGGCCATCACCCTGGATCAACCCGGTTTGCTGGGCCTTCAGTTGCGCCAAGCCCGTTTGGAGGGCACGTACCGCAATCGCGGTTACCAGCTGACTGGGGAATTGCTTCCACCGGAAACGGGTCAGGTGTTGCTTGAGGCGAAGGGTCTTGTAGGCGGTGGCCTCGAGGCCGATCTGGATGCCCAGGGGCTCAGTGCACGTTGGTTGACTCGCGGGCTGATGAGCCTCTCCGAACTCAACCGCGATAGCCCGGATGCGAATGGCCATGCAGCCGATCTCGGAACGCTGCTGGTGGACACCTTTGGAGGGGCGATCGATGGCCAACTGAAGGCGCTGCGCCAACTCCAGGCTGAGCTCGCTGCAAGGGATGACCACGATCACGCTCGTGCTGCTTTCCACCCTGAAGATTTGCGCGGTCAGATGGATGCGCAGATCAAGGTCAGCGGTCCTTCCCTTGCCGATCTCAATATTGACCTCAAGGCGCGCGGACACCTGTGGGTCGAAGGCGAAGACGTTGACCACGCGTTGCAGATCGAACCGTTTGTGGCCACGCTCAGCGGCCCGTTACGTGATGGTCAGGGTGAGTTTTCCCTCAAGCATCTGCCTTTCACGCTGTTGGCACTCGTGGTGCCGGTTCCGCCTGCGCTGCAGGGCGGGCTTGGGCTGTCAGGCACCTATCGGCTTGGCCAGCCCAGTGGCCCTGAATTGACCACTGAACTGGTGCTTGAGGACGCCAGTGTCGGCTCCCATCGTCTCAGCCTTGAGAAGGGACAGATCACCCTGTCGGGGAAAGGCTTGCAGTTGGATCTGGCCTTGAAGGATGAGGCTGCCGAGCAGCCGATTGTGCTCACGGGTCAGGTGCCTCTGGATCCGTCCGGTGCCCTGGATGTGCGGGTGGTCACCCAAGGGGATGGCCTGCGCTTTCTCACGGGATTTACGGATGACCGTGTGGCTTGGAGCGCGGGGGACGCCCGATTGCGGTTGATCTTGAGTGGCACCCTTCAAGCGCCCGAGGCCAATGGCTTCCTGGTGGTGGAGAAGGGTGGTTTCGCGATTGAGAGCCAGGAGATCAGTGATCTCAACACCTCTGTGGTGTTTGATTTCAATCGCCTTGAAGTGCAGTCGCTGCAGGCCCGAGTCGGCAAAAAGGGACGCTTGCAGGGCCAAGGGGGGCTTGGGCTGTTCCGTCCCACCCAGGAAGCTGAGCCGCTCACGCTTGACCTCAAACAGAGCCGCATCACCTTGCCGATGGCCGATGTCGCCCTCAGCGCCGACCTCACCGTCGGCGGGGCCCTGGTGCGTCCACGCTTGGCCGGAAACGTTGTCATCAGCGACGGCAAGATTCGTCCGGCGCCTGCTTTGTTTGCCCGCCGCAAGGGCAACACATCCGGCACTGCCACGACGACGTCGACCGAGCCTGTGTCGTTCAACACGCTGCTGGAAGAACAATGGGATTTCGAACAACCGCTGGTCCTGTTGGGACCTGAGGTTGAAGCCGACACCAGCCGTTCGCTGAAGGCGGCAATCCCCCAGGTCCCGGCGCTTGGGTTTGACAATTTGCGGGTGACCTTTGGCCCGAAGCTCGCGGTCACGGTCGCGCCAATCGCGGCGTTCACCACCCAGGGCCAGTTGACCCTGAATGGAGCCCTGGACCCCAGCCTCCGGCTTCAGGGTGTGGTGCGGATGTTGACAGGGCGGATCTCCTTCTTCACCACCACATTCCAGCTGGATCCTCGTATTGCCAATGTGGCGGTGTTCACCCCTTCCATGGGCTTGATTCCTTATGTCGACGTGGCGATGGTCAGTCGCGTGTCCGACAGCGTCAGCCTCGGGAGCTCAAGCAACGCAGTGTCGAGCAATGTGTTTGACAGCAACGGCACGGGCTCGTTCGGTGCCGCCGGTCAGCTGCGTCTGGTGAAGGTGATGGTCGAGGCGTCTGGGCCCGCCGACCGTTTGGCCGACAACTTTGATCTTCGGAGCTCGCCTCCGATGCCGCCTGCACAGTTGAAGGCGCTGATCGGTGGTAACTCTCTGGCAGGACTCTCGAATTCGGGTGGCGGAACGGCCTTGGCTGCCGTGCTGGGCCAGTCGCTGCTCACTCCCGTAATCGGAACGCTGACCGATGCCTTCAGTCAGCGGCTGCAATTCGCCCTCTATCCCACCTACGTCAGTCCGGAGATTCAGGATGAGAAGGAGCGTGTTTCTGGTCGGGTGCCGCCGCAGTTGGCCCTGGTGACAGAGCTCGGAGTTGATGTCAGTGAGCGATTCAATTTCTCTGTGTTGGCTGCACCCAATCGCAACGACATTCCGCCTCAGGGAACGCTGTCGTATCAGATCGACAACAACCTCAGTCTTTCGGGGTCGGTCGATAATCAAGGCACCTGGCAAAGCCAGTTCCAGGTGTTTTTCCGCTTCTGACCATGCTTTCAGCGGATCAGGTGATCGGAGTCGACCTCGGCGGGACGGCGATCAAGCTGGCTCGCTTTGATCGTCAGGGTGAGCTCCTGGCGGAGGACCAGATCCCGACGCCTCAGCCGGCGATGCCCGGTGCCGTCTGCATGGCGATCTGCGAAGCGATCGAGCGGCTCGACCCTGCTCGTGAGGCAGCGGTGGTGGGGATCGGTCTGCCTGGGCCGATGGATGCGGCGGCTCGC contains these protein-coding regions:
- a CDS encoding translocation/assembly module TamB domain-containing protein, yielding MGSGSSPKTLPRRLLGGGIAVALVGGGAWFALDRLAASLLDQMRPQLEQQLSKPLGHPLRIGEFRGLRFWGIALGPTTVDSGPSDASTASVQSVGIAFDPLASLQRWKPVAVVRLQGARLNLRRNAQGAYWVPGSSGDEPPPKLDLTIQLIDPAQVRIEPADLQFSVAGQGAVQLDQSWGDGAFQVVFPEQGRLGLRLKGGWRKPEVDVQAKIEKLRLRSFQGLIPTANAVSLDGQLGGDLRLGWRSGQISCGGGLSLVNFSLQTDGAQGSLRSPQLQMSCKSDRLQIVPSAWSYGSYRATLAGDVALNRRFDLRFKLHEPGKERELRASLQGPWREPRLAVDGRWRLPDGVPVEAPVQLRLLLTGDWRDPQAVRAQLDQLDLKAPGLSIQAKGAVYPELAVNTERLELAGPAWSGLPLVPDLLGARTPVRGSLQLRGAPRSPDVTLVLLQQANPLLQDWSLKADWSAAEGIARLRRFRSAELEAKASLPLRWNDGRAQTGDLDAALDLRAFPLARLGPIVGTTMGGRLSASGALTGPLDALQPNLDLQLSNPRAGTLRLLETWSGRFEGLAGGGGQLGMASGNGPIGGSLQASLGRNWLPTAVTLRRQRGELTLAGSPASYRWRAQGLPLDGLELALPPKGRFEGLYGRLSGEGTLGLQPLEMAGAITLDQPGLLGLQLRQARLEGTYRNRGYQLTGELLPPETGQVLLEAKGLVGGGLEADLDAQGLSARWLTRGLMSLSELNRDSPDANGHAADLGTLLVDTFGGAIDGQLKALRQLQAELAARDDHDHARAAFHPEDLRGQMDAQIKVSGPSLADLNIDLKARGHLWVEGEDVDHALQIEPFVATLSGPLRDGQGEFSLKHLPFTLLALVVPVPPALQGGLGLSGTYRLGQPSGPELTTELVLEDASVGSHRLSLEKGQITLSGKGLQLDLALKDEAAEQPIVLTGQVPLDPSGALDVRVVTQGDGLRFLTGFTDDRVAWSAGDARLRLILSGTLQAPEANGFLVVEKGGFAIESQEISDLNTSVVFDFNRLEVQSLQARVGKKGRLQGQGGLGLFRPTQEAEPLTLDLKQSRITLPMADVALSADLTVGGALVRPRLAGNVVISDGKIRPAPALFARRKGNTSGTATTTSTEPVSFNTLLEEQWDFEQPLVLLGPEVEADTSRSLKAAIPQVPALGFDNLRVTFGPKLAVTVAPIAAFTTQGQLTLNGALDPSLRLQGVVRMLTGRISFFTTTFQLDPRIANVAVFTPSMGLIPYVDVAMVSRVSDSVSLGSSSNAVSSNVFDSNGTGSFGAAGQLRLVKVMVEASGPADRLADNFDLRSSPPMPPAQLKALIGGNSLAGLSNSGGGTALAAVLGQSLLTPVIGTLTDAFSQRLQFALYPTYVSPEIQDEKERVSGRVPPQLALVTELGVDVSERFNFSVLAAPNRNDIPPQGTLSYQIDNNLSLSGSVDNQGTWQSQFQVFFRF